A single window of Dermacentor albipictus isolate Rhodes 1998 colony chromosome 1, USDA_Dalb.pri_finalv2, whole genome shotgun sequence DNA harbors:
- the LOC139054502 gene encoding uncharacterized protein: MPPSTFDALRELLRPSFTKENTNYRPAVSAHDRLAMNVRFLATGETQRDKSYNFLVARSTICGIVSSVYDALWTVLKPIYLQHPQGADEWLKVSAEFEERWNMLHCVGAIDRKHVNVECPANSGTLDHNYKGSFIKSLLAVCDAQCRFLYVEIGHSGSESDGGIFSRSTLQKEIAGGPLGLPPPRHVGSEGLLPYFLVGDEAFPLKEYMMRPYPRRSVK; the protein is encoded by the exons ATGCCGCCCAGCACATTCGACGCGTTGCGGGAATTGCTGCGCCCCAGCTTCACGAAGGAAAACACCAACTACAGGCCTGCAGTCTCGGCTCATGATCGCCTAGCCATGAACGTCAG GTTCTTGGCTACAGGAGAGACACAGCGGGACAAGTCATACAACTTCCTGGTGGCCAGGTCCACTATATGCGGCATTGTGTCATCAGTGTACGACGCTCTGTGGACTGTGTTGAAGCCAATCTATCTTCAGCATCCGCAAGGCGCTGATGAATGGCTCAAG GTATCCGCAGAGTTTGAGGAGCGGTGGAACATGCTACACTGCGTCGGGGCCATTGATCGGAAACACGTGAACGTCGAGTGCCCCGCGAATTCTGGAACCCTTGACCACAACTACAAGGGTTCCTTCATCAAATCGCTCCTTGCTGTTTGCGATGCACAATGCAG GTTCCTGTACGTGGAAATTGGCCACAGCGGCAGCGAGAGCGACGGCGGCATTTTTTCGAGGTCCACCCTGCAGAAAGAGATTGCCGGAGGGCCACTAGGGCTGCCACCGCCAAGACATGTTGGGAGTGAggggcttctcccatacttcctTGTTGGCGATGAGGCCTTCCCGCTCAAGGAATACATGATGCGGCCATACCCAAGACGGA GCGTGAAATAA